From Amycolatopsis sp. YIM 10, the proteins below share one genomic window:
- a CDS encoding AbgT family transporter has product MSTSQAKPASRVLNLLLRALDGVERLGNKLPHPFWLFVILSGVLALASWGLSAAGASAVNPATGKTVEAKNLLSVDGVRTMVEDVVKNYTSFPPLGTILVVMLGVAVAERSGLLAAVLRSGVSKVSPRWVTFALAFTGMVSHVASDAAYVVLIPLGAMAFRAVGRSPILGIVVAFVSISAGYDASPLITPSDAILSGLTTAAAHTIDPSYVVTPLANYFFSLASSFVLAAVITVITEKVLARRAESMPVDEDAEQDDLGSLKLSAQERRGLRAALIALVVFAVALVAALLPGSSPLRGEGGSIVQSPLLTSVAIFLALGFLAAGWAYGKVAGTVTSSRDIPGFMAHGFREMAPILVLFFAISQFLAYFKWTGIGEITAIHGAELLKAGGVSGPVILLGILVVVTVINLVVTSGSAQWALVGPVFVPMLMLLDIPPETTQALYRIADSCTNAITPMSPYFVMALGFLQRYRKQAGIGTLLSMTIPLSLTLLVVWTLLFFVFWGFGIPLGPGAPVR; this is encoded by the coding sequence ATGAGCACCAGCCAAGCCAAGCCGGCGTCCCGAGTGCTGAACCTGCTGTTGCGCGCACTCGACGGCGTCGAGCGCCTCGGCAACAAGTTGCCTCATCCGTTCTGGCTTTTTGTCATCCTGAGCGGGGTGCTGGCGCTGGCCAGCTGGGGCCTGTCCGCGGCGGGCGCGTCGGCGGTGAACCCGGCGACCGGCAAGACGGTCGAGGCGAAGAACCTGCTCTCCGTCGACGGCGTGCGCACGATGGTCGAGGACGTGGTGAAGAACTACACCTCGTTCCCGCCGCTGGGCACGATCCTGGTGGTCATGCTCGGCGTGGCGGTGGCCGAGCGCTCCGGCCTGCTCGCCGCGGTGCTGCGCTCCGGGGTGTCGAAGGTGTCGCCGCGCTGGGTGACCTTCGCGCTGGCGTTCACCGGCATGGTCTCGCACGTGGCCTCCGACGCCGCGTACGTGGTGCTGATCCCGTTGGGCGCCATGGCTTTCCGGGCGGTCGGCCGGAGCCCGATCCTCGGCATCGTGGTCGCCTTCGTGTCCATTTCGGCCGGTTACGACGCCAGTCCGCTGATCACCCCGTCCGACGCCATTCTCTCCGGGCTGACCACCGCGGCCGCGCACACCATCGACCCGTCGTACGTGGTGACCCCGCTGGCCAACTACTTCTTCTCCCTGGCGTCGTCGTTCGTGCTGGCCGCGGTGATCACCGTGATCACCGAGAAGGTACTGGCGCGGCGAGCGGAATCGATGCCTGTGGACGAGGACGCCGAGCAGGACGACCTCGGCTCGCTGAAGCTGAGCGCGCAGGAACGGCGCGGGCTGCGTGCCGCGCTCATCGCGCTGGTCGTCTTCGCGGTCGCGCTGGTGGCCGCGCTGCTGCCCGGTTCGTCGCCGTTGCGCGGTGAGGGCGGCAGCATCGTGCAGTCGCCGCTGCTCACCTCGGTCGCGATCTTTCTCGCGCTGGGCTTCCTGGCCGCGGGCTGGGCGTACGGCAAGGTGGCCGGCACGGTGACCAGCAGCCGGGACATCCCCGGTTTCATGGCACACGGTTTCCGGGAAATGGCGCCGATCCTGGTGCTGTTCTTCGCGATCTCGCAGTTCCTGGCCTACTTCAAGTGGACCGGCATCGGGGAGATCACCGCGATCCACGGCGCCGAACTGCTCAAGGCGGGCGGGGTCTCCGGACCGGTGATCCTGCTGGGCATCCTGGTCGTGGTGACCGTGATCAACCTGGTGGTGACCAGCGGTTCGGCGCAGTGGGCACTGGTCGGCCCGGTGTTCGTGCCGATGCTGATGCTGCTGGACATCCCGCCGGAGACCACGCAGGCGCTCTACCGCATCGCCGACTCCTGCACCAACGCCATCACGCCGATGAGCCCGTACTTCGTGATGGCACTGGGCTTCCTGCAGCGGTACCGCAAGCAGGCGGGCATCGGCACGCTGCTGTCGATGACGATCCCGCTTTCGCTGACCCTGCTCGTGGTCTGGACCCTGCTGTTCTTCGTGTTCTGGGGCTTCGGCATCCCGCTCGGCCCCGGCGCGCCCGTCCGATAG